The Glycine soja cultivar W05 chromosome 3, ASM419377v2, whole genome shotgun sequence genome window below encodes:
- the LOC114407832 gene encoding heterogeneous nuclear ribonucleoprotein Q-like isoform X1, translating to MSEGAEIDERVDLDEENYMEEMDDDVEEQIDDDGVDGGEDENAEGSVEEHEYEDSAAEAGGKDQLPEAEKSDIATEFGDDEQKLSFIDEDEKEKHDELLALPPHGSEVFIGGLPRDVCEDDLRELCEPMGDILEVRLMKDRDTGEHKGYAFVAFKTKEVAQKAIEEIHSKEFKGKTLRCSLSETKHRLFIGNVPKTWTEDDFRKVVEGVGPGVETIELIKDPQNPSRNRGFAFVLYYNNACADYSRQKMASSSFKLDGNTPTVTWADPKNSPDHSASSQVKALYVKNIPENVTTEQLKELFRRHGEVTKVVMPPGKAGGKRDFGFIHYAERSSALKAVKDTEKYEIDGQMLEVVLAKPQADKKPDGGYAYNPGLHPNHVPHPAYGNFSGNPYGSLGAGYGVAAGYQQPMIYGRGPMPAGMQMVPMMLPDGRIGYVLQQPGVQVPPARPRRNDRSNGPSGQPGRGGGGASGNDEGNRSRRYRPY from the exons ATGTCAGAAGGTGCAGAAATTGATGAGCGTGTGGACCTTGACGAGGAAAATTATATGGAAGAGATGGATGATGATGTTGAAGAacaaatagatgatgatggagtGGATGGAGGTGAAGATGAAAATGCTGAAGGTAGTGTTGAAGAACATGAATATGAGGACTCAGCAGCTGAGGCTGGTGGGAAAGACCAATTGCCTGAAGCAGAAAAAAGTGACATTGCTACTGAATTTGGGGATGATGAGCAAAAATTGTCTTTCATTGATGAAGATGAGAAAGAGAAGCATGATGAACTTCTTGCCCTTCCACCTCATGGTTCTGAAGTctttattggtggacttcctCGGGATGTATGTGAAGATGATTTAAGGGAATTGTGCGAGCCTATGGGTGATATTCTTGAG gTGCGACTAATGAAAGACAGGGACACTGGAGAACACAAGGGTTATgcctttgtggcttttaaaacaaaagaggTAGCACAAAAGGCTATTGAGGAGATACATAGCAAGGAATTTAAG GGGAAAACTTTGAGGTGTTCACTTTCTGAAACCAAACACAGATTATTCATTGGTAATGTTCCAAAAACTTGGACTGAAGATGATTTTAGGAAAGTTGTTGAAGGTGTTGGTCCCGGAGTTGAAACCATTGAGCTCATAAAG GATCCTCAAAATCCTAGTAGGAATCGTGGGTTTGCGTTTGTTTTGTATTACAATAATGCATGTGCTGATTATTCGCGGCAAAAGATGGCAAGTTCTAGCTTTAAGCTGGATGGCAACACCCCAACTGTCACATGGGCAGATCCAAAGAACTCACCTGACCATTCTGCTTCTTCACAG GTTAAAGCTCTATACGTCAAAAACATACCAGAGAATGTTACCACTGAACAATTGAAGGAACTATTCCGCCGTCATGGAGAAGTAACAAAAGTGGTCATGCCACCTGGCAAAGCTGGAGGGAAACGCGATTTTGGTTTTATTCATTATGCGGAGAGGTCAAGTGCATTGAAAGCTGTAAAAGATACAGAGAAATATGAAATTGATG GCCAAATGCTTGAAGTTGTTCTTGCCAAGCCTCAAGCTGATAAAAAACCTGATGGAGGTTATGCCTACAATCCTGGACTTCATCCGAACCATGTTCCACATCCTGCATATGGTAACTTTTCTGGAAATCCTTATGGCTCTTTAGGGGCTGGATATGGTGTTGCTGCTGGTTATCAACAG CCAATGATATATGGCAGGGGTCCAATGCCAGCAGGAATGCAAATGGTTCCAATGATGTTACCAGATGGTCGAATTGGCTATGTTCT TCAACAACCCGGTGTACAAGTGCCGCCTGCCCGACCCCGCAGAAATGATCGGAGCAATGGTCCAAGTGGGCAGCCAGGgcgaggaggaggaggagctaGTGGCAATGATGAAGGCAATCGTAGTAGAAGGTATCGACCTTATTAG
- the LOC114407832 gene encoding heterogeneous nuclear ribonucleoprotein Q-like isoform X2: MSEGAEIDERVDLDEENYMEEMDDDVEEQIDDDGVDGGEDENAEGSVEEHEYEDSAAEAGGKDQLPEAEKSDIATEFGDDEQKLSFIDEDEKEKHDELLALPPHGSEVFIGGLPRDVCEDDLRELCEPMGDILEVRLMKDRDTGEHKGYAFVAFKTKEVAQKAIEEIHSKEFKGKTLRCSLSETKHRLFIGNVPKTWTEDDFRKVVEGVGPGVETIELIKDPQNPSRNRGFAFVLYYNNACADYSRQKMASSSFKLDGNTPTVTWADPKNSPDHSASSQVKALYVKNIPENVTTEQLKELFRRHGEVTKVVMPPGKAGGKRDFGFIHYAERSSALKAVKDTEKYEIDGQMLEVVLAKPQADKKPDGGYAYNPGLHPNHVPHPAYGNFSGNPYGSLGAGYGVAAGYQQGSNASRNANGSNDVTRWSNWLCSSTTRCTSAACPTPQK; the protein is encoded by the exons ATGTCAGAAGGTGCAGAAATTGATGAGCGTGTGGACCTTGACGAGGAAAATTATATGGAAGAGATGGATGATGATGTTGAAGAacaaatagatgatgatggagtGGATGGAGGTGAAGATGAAAATGCTGAAGGTAGTGTTGAAGAACATGAATATGAGGACTCAGCAGCTGAGGCTGGTGGGAAAGACCAATTGCCTGAAGCAGAAAAAAGTGACATTGCTACTGAATTTGGGGATGATGAGCAAAAATTGTCTTTCATTGATGAAGATGAGAAAGAGAAGCATGATGAACTTCTTGCCCTTCCACCTCATGGTTCTGAAGTctttattggtggacttcctCGGGATGTATGTGAAGATGATTTAAGGGAATTGTGCGAGCCTATGGGTGATATTCTTGAG gTGCGACTAATGAAAGACAGGGACACTGGAGAACACAAGGGTTATgcctttgtggcttttaaaacaaaagaggTAGCACAAAAGGCTATTGAGGAGATACATAGCAAGGAATTTAAG GGGAAAACTTTGAGGTGTTCACTTTCTGAAACCAAACACAGATTATTCATTGGTAATGTTCCAAAAACTTGGACTGAAGATGATTTTAGGAAAGTTGTTGAAGGTGTTGGTCCCGGAGTTGAAACCATTGAGCTCATAAAG GATCCTCAAAATCCTAGTAGGAATCGTGGGTTTGCGTTTGTTTTGTATTACAATAATGCATGTGCTGATTATTCGCGGCAAAAGATGGCAAGTTCTAGCTTTAAGCTGGATGGCAACACCCCAACTGTCACATGGGCAGATCCAAAGAACTCACCTGACCATTCTGCTTCTTCACAG GTTAAAGCTCTATACGTCAAAAACATACCAGAGAATGTTACCACTGAACAATTGAAGGAACTATTCCGCCGTCATGGAGAAGTAACAAAAGTGGTCATGCCACCTGGCAAAGCTGGAGGGAAACGCGATTTTGGTTTTATTCATTATGCGGAGAGGTCAAGTGCATTGAAAGCTGTAAAAGATACAGAGAAATATGAAATTGATG GCCAAATGCTTGAAGTTGTTCTTGCCAAGCCTCAAGCTGATAAAAAACCTGATGGAGGTTATGCCTACAATCCTGGACTTCATCCGAACCATGTTCCACATCCTGCATATGGTAACTTTTCTGGAAATCCTTATGGCTCTTTAGGGGCTGGATATGGTGTTGCTGCTGGTTATCAACAG GGGTCCAATGCCAGCAGGAATGCAAATGGTTCCAATGATGTTACCAGATGGTCGAATTGGCTATGTTCT TCAACAACCCGGTGTACAAGTGCCGCCTGCCCGACCCCGCAGAAATGA